The Desmonostoc muscorum LEGE 12446 genome includes a region encoding these proteins:
- a CDS encoding serine/threonine protein kinase, which translates to MSDPNIGRLLSKRYQLQELIGTGAMGRVYRAKDILLGGVPVAVKFLALSIQNEKMRLQDRFEREAKTCALLGQKSIHIVRVMDYGVDDNNTPFYVMEYLQGQSLNNIIRKQRLPLARFLSMARQLSLGLQCAHDGIPVEGTICPIIHRDVKPSNMLVIQDPSFGELVKVLDFGIAKLLQSDGDHTKFYLGTLAYSSPEQMEGKELDNRSDIYSLGVMMFEMLTGKMPLVAPTHSFGAWYKTHHYQKPRSFAEVSPGLELPKEIENLVMSCLAKVARDRPQSISEILKVLATVDQPDHTRKIRQNTYALVPATLTVSAEVEQKTKADLRISSSNDEIANSVSWPQNKPIADIVFPQAIHTNGEVLPALWVMLPQQEIQKRLVCTRYNQFLFISVPHPVLLWITVIYNRKHGAKWLHYYLDLKTSLGQEVARLLHQTGYYRLLFFARETPSRCSHILLSSVASAQRQRLQEWVKISNTLMSSADPQISKNLLKSEYEKIKPQILAKLESIDTDSPYDLSN; encoded by the coding sequence ATGTCAGACCCCAACATTGGTCGCTTACTCAGCAAACGCTACCAACTCCAAGAGTTAATCGGTACTGGAGCAATGGGTCGAGTTTATCGTGCTAAGGATATTTTGTTGGGTGGTGTACCTGTTGCTGTGAAGTTCCTCGCTCTATCAATCCAAAATGAAAAGATGCGACTGCAAGACCGCTTTGAGCGAGAAGCGAAAACTTGTGCTTTACTAGGGCAAAAAAGTATCCATATAGTCCGAGTGATGGACTATGGCGTAGATGACAATAATACTCCGTTCTACGTTATGGAATACCTACAAGGACAAAGCCTAAACAATATTATTCGCAAGCAACGGCTGCCTTTAGCAAGATTTCTCAGTATGGCGCGTCAACTCAGCCTGGGTTTACAGTGCGCTCATGATGGCATCCCAGTTGAGGGCACAATTTGCCCAATTATCCATCGTGATGTCAAGCCAAGCAATATGCTGGTGATTCAAGATCCGAGTTTTGGAGAATTGGTCAAGGTTTTAGATTTTGGGATTGCTAAGTTATTACAGTCAGATGGCGACCATACAAAATTTTATTTAGGAACACTGGCTTATTCTTCTCCCGAACAGATGGAGGGTAAGGAATTAGACAATCGTTCTGATATTTATAGTTTGGGCGTAATGATGTTTGAGATGCTTACCGGCAAAATGCCCTTGGTGGCACCAACTCACTCTTTTGGAGCATGGTATAAAACACATCACTATCAAAAGCCACGTTCTTTTGCTGAAGTTTCCCCCGGATTAGAATTACCAAAAGAAATAGAAAATTTGGTGATGAGTTGTCTAGCCAAAGTAGCACGCGATCGCCCCCAAAGCATTAGTGAAATTCTGAAAGTTTTAGCAACCGTAGACCAACCTGACCACACACGCAAAATCAGGCAGAACACCTATGCGCTAGTTCCTGCTACATTGACAGTTAGTGCTGAGGTTGAGCAAAAGACGAAGGCCGATTTACGGATATCCTCTTCAAACGATGAAATTGCTAATAGCGTTTCCTGGCCTCAAAATAAACCAATTGCGGATATTGTCTTTCCCCAGGCGATACATACAAATGGGGAGGTTTTACCAGCCTTGTGGGTAATGCTACCCCAACAGGAAATTCAAAAGCGCTTAGTTTGTACCCGCTATAATCAATTTCTTTTCATCTCCGTTCCCCACCCGGTGCTGTTGTGGATTACCGTCATTTACAACCGCAAACACGGCGCTAAATGGTTACATTACTACCTCGATCTCAAAACCAGTCTTGGTCAAGAAGTTGCCCGCTTGCTACACCAAACAGGTTACTACCGTCTGTTGTTTTTTGCACGAGAAACACCAAGTCGCTGTAGTCATATCCTGCTTTCCAGCGTCGCTTCTGCCCAACGTCAACGACTGCAAGAGTGGGTCAAAATCAGCAATACTTTGATGTCTTCTGCCGATCCGCAAATTAGTAAAAATTTACTCAAAAGCGAGTACGAAAAGATTAAGCCTCAAATCCTAGCAAAACTCGAAAGTATTGATACAGACTCTCCATACGATCTTTCCAACTAG
- a CDS encoding glycosyltransferase family 2 protein, which yields MIIPAYNTEAYIQKAITSVLEQTLNDIEVILVDDGSSDKTVEVAKSFTDQRLKVIVNQKNLGAGAARNRALRAAQGEWIAVLDSDDWFAPERLSKLVSLANETNADMIADDLYFIKDGATSPWSTLIQESGEDIDKIVQIDVVYFVKTDVYGQPGLHLGLSKPLFKREFLLQHAIEYDETLSIAEDFWLDLKCLIKGARFFLVPKPYYFYRSRPGSLVHQSRLTRLDQSCKATTSFMQQEVVKKNPALMRALSHTLAVYKKNLAYSQVVEPFKQGKWLTALTEMLKNPYFLYDFWFRINNIIQRRIQYYIMGNELVFDMSYNIHKKR from the coding sequence GTGATTATTCCTGCTTACAATACCGAAGCTTATATTCAAAAAGCAATAACGTCAGTCTTAGAGCAAACCCTCAATGATATTGAAGTGATCCTCGTGGATGATGGCTCAAGTGATAAAACTGTAGAAGTTGCTAAAAGTTTTACCGATCAACGTCTCAAAGTAATAGTTAATCAAAAAAACCTTGGGGCTGGTGCTGCGCGTAATCGCGCCCTCAGAGCAGCCCAAGGCGAATGGATTGCTGTACTTGATTCAGATGATTGGTTTGCTCCCGAAAGATTGTCCAAGCTTGTTTCACTAGCAAATGAAACAAATGCAGACATGATTGCTGACGATCTTTATTTCATTAAAGATGGTGCGACATCTCCTTGGAGTACATTGATTCAAGAAAGTGGAGAAGATATAGATAAAATTGTCCAAATTGATGTTGTTTATTTTGTTAAAACTGATGTCTATGGACAACCAGGACTACATCTTGGTTTGAGCAAGCCTCTATTCAAACGAGAATTTCTGCTTCAACACGCCATTGAGTACGATGAAACCCTAAGCATAGCTGAAGATTTTTGGCTTGATCTGAAATGCTTAATCAAGGGCGCTCGCTTTTTCCTTGTACCAAAACCCTATTATTTTTACCGCTCACGCCCTGGCTCCCTTGTACATCAAAGCCGATTGACACGTTTAGATCAAAGCTGTAAAGCTACTACTTCTTTCATGCAACAAGAAGTTGTAAAAAAAAATCCAGCTTTAATGCGTGCTTTGTCTCATACTCTTGCAGTCTATAAAAAAAATTTAGCTTACTCTCAAGTTGTAGAGCCTTTCAAGCAAGGTAAATGGTTAACAGCATTGACAGAAATGCTTAAAAATCCATACTTTTTGTATGATTTTTGGTTCAGAATCAACAATATAATCCAACGTCGAATTCAATACTATATAATGGGTAACGAATTAGTTTTTGACATGTCGTATAACATACATAAAAAACGATAA
- a CDS encoding NblA/ycf18 family protein, whose amino-acid sequence MNQPMNLSLEQQFSICSFATQVQNMSHEQAKDFLVKLYEQMVVREATYQELLKHQWGLDSGSTMA is encoded by the coding sequence ATGAACCAACCAATGAACTTATCCTTAGAACAGCAATTCAGTATATGCTCATTTGCCACTCAGGTGCAGAACATGAGCCATGAGCAAGCCAAAGACTTTTTGGTCAAGCTGTATGAGCAAATGGTAGTGCGGGAAGCAACTTATCAAGAACTTCTTAAGCACCAGTGGGGCTTAGATTCTGGTTCCACTATGGCATAG